Below is a genomic region from Bacteroidota bacterium.
ATTTGGATAGTGAAAAACCAAAAGTTGCAAACTTGCGGTACGTGGGTGTTTGAAACTTTCGACTTTACAAACTTTCAACTTTGTAAACTTCATATTTCAGGTTAAACCAAATTTATATACTTTTGAGCCTTAAATATTTAACTATGGGACTTTTTGGATTATTTACAAAAGATAAAAAAGATAAGCTGAACGAGGGTTTATCAAAAACTAAAGAAAGCGTTTTTAAGAAACTCACAAGGGCAGTTGTTGGGAAATCGAAGGTTGACGACGAGGTTCTTGATAATCTTGAAGAAGTCTTAATTTCTTCGGATGTTGGCGTTGATACAACTATAAAAATTATTGAAAGGATTGAAGACAGAGTTTCGAAAGACAAATATTTTGGTGTAAATGAGCTAAATAATATCCTGAAAGAAGAGATAGAATCATTATTAAGTGAAAGCAAAAATATTGATGGAGATAGTTTTGCAATAGATCAGAAAGACACACCATATGTGATTATGGTAGTGGGAGTTAATGGTGTTGGAAAAACAACTACTATTGGAAAATTGGCATATCAGTTTAAGCAACAAGGAAAAAGTGTAGTTCTTGCAGCAGCCGATACTTTCAGAGCCGCCGCTATCGATCAGCTTAGCATTTGGGCAGAACGAGTTGATGTTCCTATTGTTAAGCAAAAAATGGGCTCAGACCCGGCTTCGGTAGCTTACGATGCCGTTTTTTCAGCAAAATCGAACAATGCTGATATTGTGATAGTTGACACAGCAGGCAGGCTTCATAATAAAGTAAATCTGATGAATGAACTTTCTAAAATAAAGAAAGTAATGCAAAAAATAATACCTGATGCACCTCACGAAATACTACTTATTCTTGATGGTTCTACCGGACAAAATGCTTTTGAGCAAGCTAAACAATTTACCAAAGCTACTGAAGTGAATGCACTGGCTCTTACAAAATTGGATGGAACGGCAAAAGGTGGAGTTGTTATTGGAATTTCCGACCAACTGAATATTCCGGTAAAATATATTGGTATTGGCGAAAAAATTCAAGACTTGCAGGTTTTTCGAAAGAAAGAATTTGTTGATTCTTTGTTTAGTTAGAAGTTTTGTAATTAATCAATGTGCTTAAAGTGTTGAAATTCTGATTGTTGTGAAGTTTATTTTAAGCGCAAAGAATGCTATGTTGAACGCAAAAAACGCTAAGTTATTGAATATGTTTTCTTTGCGAAACATTTCGATTTACATAGCGACCTTTGCGGTTATATTATTTATTTTGCTTTAGTTTAGCATGTTACAATTTATTTTCATATACTGAATGTTTACAAAGTTTTTAAAGTTGAAATTGTGGTGAAATTGAAATTTGAAATTTGGCTGAACTTTTTTGGGACTATAAATTTCTTCGTGAAGAAAATTTAGTTGAAATTTGAAGACCGAAAATTTTAAAAGTGGAAAGCTAAACTGCTAAAATCCAAAGGCCAAGATCAAACAACAAAATACAAAACCTGAAACCTCCAACTCCAAACTCTCAATTTATAATTTATAATTTCCAATTTCCAACAAATATTTTTTGGGATTTTAATATTCAGTAATATATTTGTAGAAAACAAAAGATGTAATTATGAAAAGAACTGAAATATTGAAATTAGGGAATCTGGTTGTATTTATGATAGTAATTATTTCATTTTCACATGCAAACATAGGTTCGCCATTACTAAAGAAAAACTTTGTATTAAATAAATCGAAGTTTCAGAATTATTATAAACCGGTCATGCCAGACAATACTATGCCATTAGGAGGTTCGCAATTTACCTATGGTTTCCGCATTGGTCAATATGTTTCAAATATCAGTTTCGATGGCCATACTGGAATTATTCCTATGGACACTCTTTACGAAACGTATAATAAGAACGGTTTGGCTTTTGGTGCAATAATCAACTATTCATTTAACAATAGGCTTTCTTTGCAGACAGAAATAAATTTCGAGCAGAAAGGAACCAAATATAATGGGGATTTTTATTTTTTCTTATATGGAATTACCTACGAAAACTCACTACAAAGTACAATTGATTTAAATTTTGTAACAATCCCATTATTATTAAAAGCATCCTTTGGAAGACAAGCCAAATTTTATTTATCTGCCGGTCCTTATTTAGGGATTTTGTCTAAAGCCCGCCAAAAAAGCGTTTTCGATATACAAATTGATGTACTTGGATTAATTGAAGATTCGACAATTGTTTATGACGATCTGCAGAACGATAGATATAGAAATGATTTTGGAGTAGTTTTTAACGGGGGCTTGCAAATACCGATAATAAAAGGTGTGCATGGAAATGCAGGCTTTTTGTTTATAGAGTTCCGATATAATTATGGATTACGCGACATTTTTGAAGATATTGAAGTAAAAGAAAACACCCTAAGCGGACCTGTCATTCATAAATTTGTAGAGAATATTAAAATACGAAGTTATGGTTTAAATGCTGGACTAAAATTTTCATTTTAATGCTATGGAAAATTTTGTCCATTTCAATCCGACAAAAGTACATTTTGGAAAAGATGTATTAGTTGGTTTAGGAAAAACTGCCAAAAAATATGGCTCCAAAGCTTTATTACTCTACGGAAAAGCTTCAATTAAAGAGAATGGAATTTACGACAAACTTATCGAAGAGTTAAATTCTGAAAAAATAACAATTCATGAATATTCTGGAATAAAACCAAATCCAATACTAAAAGATGTTGAGAATGCAATTAAGCTTGCAAAGCAGAAAAAGTGCGAGATAATTGTAGCTGTTGGCGGAGGTAGTGTTATTGATAGTGCAAAAATAATTTCGTTATGTTTTCACGAAAATCAAAATGTGTGGGATGTTGTAAAAGGAAAATCTAAAGCTAATAAAGCCATGCCTTTGT
It encodes:
- the ftsY gene encoding signal recognition particle-docking protein FtsY; its protein translation is MGLFGLFTKDKKDKLNEGLSKTKESVFKKLTRAVVGKSKVDDEVLDNLEEVLISSDVGVDTTIKIIERIEDRVSKDKYFGVNELNNILKEEIESLLSESKNIDGDSFAIDQKDTPYVIMVVGVNGVGKTTTIGKLAYQFKQQGKSVVLAAADTFRAAAIDQLSIWAERVDVPIVKQKMGSDPASVAYDAVFSAKSNNADIVIVDTAGRLHNKVNLMNELSKIKKVMQKIIPDAPHEILLILDGSTGQNAFEQAKQFTKATEVNALALTKLDGTAKGGVVIGISDQLNIPVKYIGIGEKIQDLQVFRKKEFVDSLFS
- a CDS encoding PorT family protein — protein: MKRTEILKLGNLVVFMIVIISFSHANIGSPLLKKNFVLNKSKFQNYYKPVMPDNTMPLGGSQFTYGFRIGQYVSNISFDGHTGIIPMDTLYETYNKNGLAFGAIINYSFNNRLSLQTEINFEQKGTKYNGDFYFFLYGITYENSLQSTIDLNFVTIPLLLKASFGRQAKFYLSAGPYLGILSKARQKSVFDIQIDVLGLIEDSTIVYDDLQNDRYRNDFGVVFNGGLQIPIIKGVHGNAGFLFIEFRYNYGLRDIFEDIEVKENTLSGPVIHKFVENIKIRSYGLNAGLKFSF